From Terriglobales bacterium:
TCGAGGCCATGTGGTGGGCGGTGGGGCAGACCCCGCAGATGCGGCTGGTGATCTGGGGCATGTCCTCGGCCGGCCGGCCCCGGCTGAAGACCTCAAAGCCGCGCAGCTCCGGCACCTGGAAGTAGGCCCGCTCCACATCGCCCTTCTCATCGAGATAGATGTCGATCTTGCCGTGGCCCTCCAGCCGCGTGATCGGGTCGATCGTGAAGTTGCGCTTGGCCGCGGCGTAGGCCGCGTTGGCCCGGATCTGGCCCGCGTTGAAAACCTGTTTCGTGGTCTCGTCCATGGAAAGTCAGAGGTCAGAGGTCAGAAGTCAGAGGTCAGAGGTCAGAAGTCAGAAGTCGGGGGCCGATGGCTGTGAGTCGAATGCGTTGAGGCTATCAGCGGTCAGAAAGGAAGCTGGGTTCTTGATCATGGATCCAAGCATCCTCCCAATCTCTGAACACATCGCGGTCGATTCAGCGTGCTGGTCGTTGGTGATATAGCCGCAGTCCTTGGCAAAATCCAACGAGGAATCAGTCTCCGCGTTCTCGCCGTCGCAATCGGTCAACTTGCTGACAAAATGGGCTTCATAGCGCCGCTTGGCCCACGCCTCGCGAAGATTCAGGCAAATGGACCGAGAAGATCTTCGAATTTGTCCCGTCAAAGCGTAGCGCTCCTCCGCGGGGAAATGCTTGCTCATGTCGAAGACCGACATCGCAAGTTTGTAGGCTTTGCGATACACCACCAGATCTT
This genomic window contains:
- a CDS encoding four helix bundle protein — protein: MRITSAKDLVVYRKAYKLAMSVFDMSKHFPAEERYALTGQIRRSSRSICLNLREAWAKRRYEAHFVSKLTDCDGENAETDSSLDFAKDCGYITNDQHAESTAMCSEIGRMLGSMIKNPASFLTADSLNAFDSQPSAPDF